In Gadus morhua chromosome 2, gadMor3.0, whole genome shotgun sequence, a single window of DNA contains:
- the LOC115560006 gene encoding histone H2B 1/2-like produces MPADVAKPAPKKGSKKAVSKTAVKGGKKRRKTRKESYAIYVYKVLKQVHPDTGISSKAMGIMNSFVNDIFERIAGEASRLAHYNKRSTITSREIQTAVRLLLPGELAKHAVSEGTKAVTKYTSSK; encoded by the coding sequence ATGCCTGCTGACGTTGCGAAACCCGCTCCCAAGAAGGGCTCCAAGAAAGCCGTTTCGAAGACCGCTGTTAAAGGCGGCAAGAAGCGCCGTAAGACCAGGAAGGAGAGCTATGCCATCTACGTGTACAAGGTGCTGAAGCAGGTCCACCCCGACACCGGTATCTCCTCCAAGGCGATGGGAATCATGAACTCCTTCGTCAACGACATCTTTGAACGCATCGCCGGTGAGGCCTCTCGTCTGGCTCACTACAACAagcgctccaccatcacctccagggAGATCCAGACCGCCGTCCGCCTGCTGCTCCCCGGTGAGCTGGCCAAGCACGCCGTGTCTGAGGGCACCAAGGCTGTGACCAAGTACACCAGCTCCAAGTAG
- the LOC115560044 gene encoding histone H2A, with protein sequence MSGRGKTGGKARAKAKTRSSRAGLQFPVGRVHRLLRKGNYAHRVGAGAPVYLAAVLEYLTAEILELAGNAARDNKKTRIIPRHLQLAVRNDEELNKLLGGVTIAQGGVLPNIQAVLLPKKTEKPAKK encoded by the coding sequence ATGTCTGGACGAGGAAAGACCGGAGGAAAAGCCAGGGCGAAGGCCAAGACCAGGTCATCCCGTGCCGGGCTCCAGTTCCCCGTTGGTCGTGTGCACAGACTTCTTCGCAAAGGCAACTATGCCCATCGCGTCGGAGCCGGAGCTCCGGTCTACCTGGCTGCCGTGCTTGAGTATCTGACCGCTGAGATCCTCGAGTTGGCCGGTAATGCCGCCCGTGACAACAAGAAGACCCGAATCATCCCCCGCCATCTGCAGCTGGCCGTGCGTAACGACGAAGAGCTCAACAAACTCCTCGGTGGAGTGACCATCGCTCAGGGCGGTGTGTTGCCTAACATCCAGGCCGTCCTTCTGCCCAAGAAGACCGAGAAGCCCGCCAAGAAGTAA